A genome region from Nitrospinaceae bacterium includes the following:
- a CDS encoding cupin domain-containing protein has protein sequence MSIACHEPNQIGPYHAHPKCAEIYYCIEGGGIMRIAEEKVVLSPGTIIVHPPGELHEFSSGPERTILFRVRYGEEFASRIQEWPSNPEWKPEEN, from the coding sequence GTGTCGATAGCCTGTCATGAACCCAACCAGATTGGGCCGTATCACGCCCACCCAAAATGCGCGGAAATTTATTACTGCATCGAGGGTGGCGGAATCATGCGAATCGCTGAAGAAAAGGTGGTGCTGTCTCCGGGAACCATCATCGTCCATCCGCCCGGCGAGTTGCACGAATTCTCAAGCGGCCCAGAGCGGACCATCCTCTTCCGCGTCCGCTATGGGGAAGAGTTCGCCTCCCGAATCCAGGAGTGGCCGAGCAATCCGGAATGGAAACCAGAGGAAAACTAA